TCAGAATGCTCAAACTGAAATACCCAGAATCACAAAAGAATTCACAGATGTATTTCAAAGAcattatttaataaaacaatgTACAAAAACATTGGCGCTGATATGGCAGGTGTAGGAATTGGTAGACGAAACCTGGCCAGATGAAACTCATCAGTTGTCTATAATATGACTACAGTTTCTTAAACCTTGTAAAAGGGAGGAACAGCCCAACTTTGGCGCATGatcatctttgtgtttttaattccaAAGCAATGCATTCGTCATTTTTATGGTTAGTATTTCCtctgaagaaaaacattaagTTGTACTTGTCTTGACTTCAGTGACTAAGGACTAAGCATGGTGAGCTCTGCAATGTTCATGAGTGCAAGCATCTATATAAGGGTTTCAGGGCAAGATCAGGAAGTTGGGGATACTTGTTTGGAAGTAATTAAATTCTAAAGCAGAGTAATGTACTAAGATGTAGGTGGAATTATAGTGGACCAGTTGAACGCTTACAGGCTGAAGGGGTTCTGTGGCTCAGTGACTTTACAGAATCTGCCGGGGTCTTCCGTAGCTCATGCCCTCCTGACTGGCTCCCTTATTGGACCCCATCTGTAGGCCAATCACATTTTTTCCCGCCTTTAACTGGTCATCGCTGAAATCTCGCTTGTTCTCCTGGGCTTTCCTGTGGAATATCATTGAAAATGTCACTAAATTAATACAATTAAACTCCAAACTGTTGTTTGAATGTGTAATCTAATAGGTAGTCGGTAAAACAGAGCTAATGGTAAAGTTTCCATTCAATGTATGGGACTCACTTGAAGAACCAGTTAGGGTCTCCGTTGTATGTTCCTTCATCCTTTGTAATGGCCAAGCTACCCAGAGCTGACAGGGTCCTCTGCACAGCTGCCAGGTCCTTACCTGTCCCCAAATATATGTACAGCTAGGATTATTAACTCTGTATTTGTACCATGTATGTATTTGTGCAGGCTTATCCAagcattttttcccctctaccACATAAACAATTTGCTTAAACCAATTCTGAATCTTGTCTTCTAGTAGTGGCCATGAAATCCATCTGACCTTCCCAAAGGTCCACAGTCTGGAACATGTCAGTCTTGCTGACACCGTACTTCTCGGCAGCATTGAGAAACTGGGAGATCTGCTCCATCTGCTTGAAGGCCATAGAAGAGCTCTGGATCTTCTTCACGGGTTTCTCTGCAGCATATAGGCTGTTA
The Pempheris klunzingeri isolate RE-2024b chromosome 4, fPemKlu1.hap1, whole genome shotgun sequence genome window above contains:
- the tagln gene encoding transgelin isoform X1 encodes the protein MATKGVGMANKGPSYGMSRQVQDKIDSKYDPELEQILVEWIHRQCGSSVGKPESGKMGFQAWLKDGCVLSELINSLYAAEKPVKKIQSSSMAFKQMEQISQFLNAAEKYGVSKTDMFQTVDLWEGKDLAAVQRTLSALGSLAITKDEGTYNGDPNWFFKKAQENKRDFSDDQLKAGKNVIGLQMGSNKGASQEGMSYGRPRQIL
- the tagln gene encoding transgelin isoform X2 translates to MANKGPSYGMSRQVQDKIDSKYDPELEQILVEWIHRQCGSSVGKPESGKMGFQAWLKDGCVLSELINSLYAAEKPVKKIQSSSMAFKQMEQISQFLNAAEKYGVSKTDMFQTVDLWEGKDLAAVQRTLSALGSLAITKDEGTYNGDPNWFFKKAQENKRDFSDDQLKAGKNVIGLQMGSNKGASQEGMSYGRPRQIL